A genomic segment from Capsicum annuum cultivar UCD-10X-F1 unplaced genomic scaffold, UCD10Xv1.1 ctg3917, whole genome shotgun sequence encodes:
- the LOC124891635 gene encoding uncharacterized protein LOC124891635: MSGPANRYVNRNRCGWVRPERQAVQLDLDDDDDDLDGVGATEAIIPPPLAPGSKFNITSTMIQLLHLKGLFGGLARDDTNMHLINFVSTCKSFDNTGVGQNAIRLWLFSLSLSGKETLWLNALTPGSITHWNQLKDAFLERFFPPSKRAQLSNEISNFRQLSTEAFHETWERLKKKLRQCPNHHMTNIHLMEILYRAFNSLAKQVVDNAVGGSFMALTYPDAAEILDRMMKKSRA, translated from the coding sequence ATGTCTGGTCCAGCAAACAGGTATGTCAATAGAAACCGTTGTGGATGGGTGAGACCAGAACGTCAAGCAGTGCAACTGGatcttgatgatgatgacgatgatctGGACGGAGTAGGAGCAACCgaagctatcattcctccacctttAGCACCTGGATCAAAGTTCAACATCACGAGTACCATGATCCAGTTATTACATCTCAAGGGATTATTTGGTGGTTTGGCAAGAGATGATACGAATATGCACTTGATAAACTTTgtctcaacatgcaaatcatttgacaatACTGGAGTTGGTCAGAATGCTATCCGATTGTGGctattttcattatcattgtcTGGAAAAGAAACTCTATGGTTGAATGCGTTAACCCCAGGTTCCATTACACATTGGAATCAATTGAAAGATGCATTCCTTGAGAGATTCTTTCCACCATCAAAGCGAGCACAACTGAGCAatgaaatcagtaacttcagacaGCTTTCTACTGAAGCGTtccatgaaacttgggagaggcTAAAGAAGAAGCTTAGGCAGTGCCCTAATCATCATATGACTAACATTCATCTAATGGAGATATTGTATCGAGCCTTTAATTCACTGGCGAAGCAAGTTGTAGATAATGCAGTAGGCGGATCGTTCATGGCTCTTACTTATCCAGACGCAGCTGAAATACTCGATCGTATGATGAAGAAAAGTAGAGCATGA